Proteins encoded by one window of Thunnus thynnus chromosome 3, fThuThy2.1, whole genome shotgun sequence:
- the LOC137180003 gene encoding zinc finger protein 420-like yields MGEVTVEVDEEVTEQDLLPEPLLIILSPPPPFLSVPGEPAIFWHKWLKAFEHYVEALGENELVDSSKCVLLQNCLGQEGQRIFTALIQGETTYAAAISALTLYFTSDHTSQMYRLKFHQRAQMPGETVEQFVSALEELLRSCNYRDVQDTLILTQLIEKTNCPQLRERLLLEKETLTLATALIIGKEVESALNHPELFDIHEVSVDIGDDLDLPVQRVAKRGRPRRGEKRAKTKPRETKTPRRSSRYKDNYCSSNDKLYRSDNEDYKSGDEGNLPRGKASEKGDGDNGASSSSHMMEDEGFDKASDDGDDDEDEDFSLPQTKQKGPFCPICVDKRFRDANKLARHMRTHTKEKPFSCPVCTMTFSQSYHMTRHLRNQHGAGQHVCSTCGKSLGSFAELQSHKKTHTSKVLSCPDCHEKFLNNGAFLSHIISHSKDQSTQTEGYQHCDGEKKQEIMKSGNKDNHESGHDDDDEEEEEEQADAGSGNDDAQNEGSEVKVKLEDKDSDEAKSQDDGSKKQKVASKTKTKGHFCPICVDRRFRGPNKLARHMRTHTKEKPFSCPVCTMTFSQSYHMTRHLRNQHGLGQYICSKCGKSLGSWPELKAHKKTHAAEGLSCPACDKQFKEKAAFVSHLKSHKKVQSSPRCLICNDCGKVFGRMYHLKRHIVTHRKATNGECYNCPKCQKSYAFPEDLNKHLEIHVKENNGTCPKCNQTFSSVEELETHMVVHEKSYECSTCGKKFKVEYALKKHEQGHQDEQYYCSLCRKRFIKLSHYKRHIMVHDRRESRCPHCDSVFLQLTALKYHLRTHTEERPYQCSCCIETFEEKEHLEQHCLKHRKFKKERPYSCTRCDYAFSTLVELTEHMSLHEGEQPMSCPICGKTFLNKNKMEKHLSIHTGERPHLCSLCGNGFPSAASLKLHSHIHTGEKPFKCSQCSKSFRSSSGLRLHSRQHMEVRPSYECPECGRTYGRMTELKMHQRYHTGDKPYSCTCCNKRFISKDKLNVHMRIHTGERPYSCPHCGQTFTQTGDRNRHINKYHS; encoded by the coding sequence ATGGGTGAAGTGACTGTAGAAGTGGATGAGGAGGTGACGGAACAGGATTTGCTGCCAGAGCCTCTACTGATCATCCTGTCTCCACCCCCACCTTTCTTATCTGTCCCTGGTGAACCAGCCATATTTTGGCACAAGTGGCTCAAAGCTTTTGAACACTACGTTGAAGCTCTCGGTGAGAACGAGCTGGTCGACTCCAGTAAGTGTGTGCTCTTACAAAACTGCCTTGGCCAAGAGGGCCAGCGCATATTCACAGCACTGATCCAGGGTGAAACCACTTACGCAGCAGCAATCTCAGCGCTGACGCTGTACTTCACCTCTGATCACACCTCTCAGATGTACCGCCTTAAATTCCATCAAAGGGCTCAGATGCCCGGAGAGACTGTAGAGCAGTTTGTCTCTGCGTTAGAGGAGCTGTTGAGATCCTGCAACTACAGAGACGTACAAGACACACTTATCCTCACTCAGCtgattgaaaaaacaaactgccCACAACTGAGAGAGAGGCTTTTGTTAGAGAAGGAAACTCTGACCTTGGCCACAGCGTTGATTATTGGTAAAGAGGTGGAATCTGCCTTAAATCATCCTGAATTGTTTGATATTCACGAAGTCAGTGTGGACATTGGAGACGATTTAGACCTTCCTGTTCAAAGAGTGGCAAAAAGAGGAAGGCCTCGGCGCGGGGAGAAAAGGGCGAAAACGAAACCACGTGAGACTAAAACCCCGAGAAGATCATCTAGATACAAAGATAACTACTGTTCCAGCAATGATAAGCTATATCGTAGTGATAATGAGGATTATAAGAGCGGCGATGAAGGTAATCTGCCTCGTGGTAAAGCAAGTGAGAAAGGAGACGGTGATAATGGCGCCTCATCATCGTCACATATGATGGAGGACGAAGGCTTCGACAAAGCCAGTGATGATGGCGATGATGACGAAGATGAAGACTTCTCCCTTCCTCAGACTAAACAAAAAGGTCCTTTCTGTCCCATCTGCGTGGACAAGCGCTTCAGAGACGCAAACAAGCTCGCCAGACACATGAGGACGCACACAAAGGAGAAACCGTTCAGCTGCCCAGTCTGCACCATGACTTTCAGCCAGTCCTACCACATGACCCGACACCTGAGGAACCAGCACGGCGCGGGCCAGCACGTCTGCTCAACGTGTGGGAAGAGTTTAGGAAGCTTcgcagagctgcagagtcacaaGAAGACGCACACGTCGAAAGTTCTCTCATGTCCCGACTGTCATGAGAAATTCCTGAACAATGGTGCGTTTTTAAGTCATatcatttcacacagcaaaGACCAGTCCACCCAGACAGAGGGTTACCAACATtgtgatggagagaaaaaacaagaaataatgaAGTCAGGTAACAAAGATAATCATGAGAGTggtcatgatgatgatgatgaggaggaggaggaggagcaggctGATGCAGGCTCTGGTAATGATGACGCTCAGAATGAAGGATCTGAAGTCAAAGTTAAGTTGGAAGATAAAGACTCTGATGAAGCTAAATCTCAAGATGACGGCAGCAAGAAACAAAAAGTCGCCTCCAAGACCAAAACAAAGGGCCATTTCTGTCCCATCTGCGTGGACAGGCGCTTCAGAGGGCCAAATAAGCTCGCCAGACACATGAGGACGCACACAAAGGAGAAACCGTTCAGCTGCCCAGTCTGTACCATGACCTTCAGCCAGTCCTACCACATGACCCGACACCTGAGGAACCAGCACGGCTTGGGCCAGTATATCTGTTCTAAATGTGGGAAAAGTTTAGGTAGCTGGCCGGAGCTGAAAGCACACAAGAAGACTCACGCGGCTGAAGGCCTGTCGTGCCCCGCTTGTGATAAACAATTCAAGGAGAAGGCTGCGTTTGTGAGTCATCTCAAATCACACAAGAAGGTCCAGTCCAGCCCTCGGTGCCTCATCTGCAACGACTGCGGCAAAGTATTTGGTCGAATGTATCATTTGAAACGGCACATAGTGACCCATCGCAAAGCAACTAATGGTGAGTGTTACAATTGCCCCAAGTGTCAGAAGAGCTACGCCTTCCCAGAAGATCTTAACAAACACCTGGAGATTCATGTGAAGGAAAACAACGGGACTTGTCCGAAATGTAACCAAACCTTCAGCAGTGTAGAGGAACTGGAGACGCACATGGTGGTTCATGAGAAGTCTTACGAGTGCAGCACCTGCGGGAAGAAGTTTAAGGTGGAGTATGCACTGAAGAAGCACGAGCAAGGGCATCAAGACGAACAGTATTACTGCTCGTTGTGCCGCAAACGCTTCATCAAGCTCTCTCACTACAAGAGGCACATAATGGTCCACGACAGACGGGAATCCAGATGTCCACACTGTGACAGCGTCTTTCTACAATTAACAGCTTTGAAGTACCACCTGCGAACTCACACCGAAGAAAGGCCGTACCAGTGCTCCTGTTGTATTGAAACCTTTGAGGAGAAGGAACACCTGGAGCAACACTGCCTCAAACACAGGAAATTCAAGAAGGAGAGGCCGTACTCCTGCACTCGCTGCGATTACGCCTTCTCCACGCTTGTGGAGCTGACGGAGCACATGAGCTTACACGAGGGAGAGCAGCCAATGAGCTGCCCCATCTGCGGCAAGACTTTTCTGAACAAGAACAAGATGGAAAAGCACCTGAGCATCCACACGGGGGAGAGACCtcacctctgctctctctgcgGTAACGGGTTCCCCTCCGCCGCCAGCCTCAAGTTACACAGCCACATCCACACCGGAGAGAAACCCTTCAAGTGTTCGCAGTGCAGCAAGAGCTTCAGGTCGTCCAGCGGGTTGCGGCTTCACAGCAGGCAGCACATGGAGGTGCGGCCCAGCTACGAGTGTCCCGAGTGCGGCAGGACTTACGGTCGCATGACGGAGCTGAAGATGCACCAGCGTTACCACACGGGGGATAAACCGTACTCGTGCACCTGCTGCAACAAACGCTTTATTAGCAAAGATAAGCTGAACGTTCACATGAGGATACACACGGGGGAGAGGCCGTACTCTTGCCCTCACTGCGGACAGACATTTACACAGACcggagacagaaacagacacatcaaTAAATACCACAGTTAG
- the gpank1 gene encoding G patch domain and ankyrin repeat-containing protein 1: protein MTALGFTPAREQDIFKIEGGEQSSSQTSSILSGVEARKFYENLMKDDKGPDVVGKTHNGRDQQIRLRNKESNRRARRRVRAAEMQRVQADSVVERRVSGESYQSGETTAGETSNSERCVELRGLRLLRCAHEGDLSGLRELLSKGVDINFQDTFFWTAVMCASWSGQRAAVRLLLQHGAAWVGVVDTQGRDAKDLAVEAGHSGVLEELESHGRSPQTERQTDSSTLQNQWCDVCCSEYSGSLSSHLSSTLHQFSLRRPPPTPYYCLPASSNSYKMMVRCGWRPGTGLGPEGEGPQQPVATVLKRDQKGLGYGQLKRAKVTHFQARDRDAVKPPSKEKEETRGKGKRKEGIRRKEQKDKNWERDFRASFYL, encoded by the exons ATGACTGCCTTGGGCTTTACTCCTGCCAGAGAGCAGGATATTTTCAAGATCGAAGGAGGAGAACAGTCCAGCTCTCAAACAAGCAGCATACTCAGCGGGGTGGAGGCTAGAAAGTTCTACGAAAATCTAATGAAAGATGATAAAGGACCAGATGTAGTTGGCAAGACACATAATGGGAGAGATCAGCAGATCAGACTGAGGAATAAAGAGTCTAATAGAAGAGCGAGGAGGAGAGTCAGGGCTGCAGAGATGCAGCGGGTCCAAGCCGATTCTGTGGTGGAAAGAAGAGTTAGTGGTGAAAGTTACCAAAGCGGAGAGACGACAGCAGGAGAGACAAGTAACTCAGAAAGGTGTGTGGAGCTCCGGGGACTCAGGTTGCTGCGCTGTGCCCATGAGGGGGACCTCTCTGGCCTCAGAGAGCTCCTTTCAAAGGGGGTCGACATCAACTTCCAG GATACTTTTTTCTGGACGGCTGTGATGTGTGCAAGTTGGTCAGGACAAAGAGCTGCtgtgaggctgctgctgcaacaTGGAGCAGCCTGGGTGGGAGTGGTTGACACACAGGGGAGGGATGCCAAAGATCTGGCAGTGGAAG CGGGTCACAGTGGAGTGTTGGAAGAGTTGGAGAGCCATGGGAGAAgtccacagacagagagacaaactgaTAGCAG TACCCTCCAGAATCAGtggtgtgatgtgtgttgtaGCGAGTACAGCGGCAGCCTGTCATCACATCTTTCCTCAACTCTGCATCAGTTCAGTCTGCGGCGTCCGCCACCGACCCCCTACTACTGTCTCCCCGCCTCCTCCAACAGCTACAAGATGATGGTTCGTTGTGGTTGGAGACCAGGGACAGGGCTGGGTCCAGAGGGAGAGGGGCCTCAACAACCAGTGGCAACTGTGCTGAAGAGAGACCAGAAAGGCCTCGGGTATGGACAGCTGAAAAGAGCCAAAGTTACTCACTTCCAAGCTAGGGATCGGGACGCAGTGAAACCACCATccaaggagaaagaagagacgagaggaaaagggaagaggaaggaaggaattaGGAGAAAAGAGCAAAAGGATAAGAACTGGGAAAGAGATTTCCGTGCCTCTTTTTATCTTTGA